In Lacibacter sp. H375, one DNA window encodes the following:
- a CDS encoding GLPGLI family protein, with product MKHIFISLFFLATAAIAVAQVKFINSGRIEFEKRSNQFSYYDQEEEENTWIIEMKKAFPKMVSETYVMEFTEDKTVYKMLKEDAAGKYVWGRKPSESDVTVKDIRNGQIALQRDIFEQTYLVKDSLQQYKWRITNETRTIAGFECRKAVTIICDSVYIVAFYTDEITVSSGPESFGGLPGMILGLAVPRLQMTWFATKVELKDPTPTSLTPKQKGKTVTWSVYQKDLTKAMSEWGKYGSKVMWNSLL from the coding sequence ATGAAACATATATTTATCAGTTTGTTTTTTCTCGCAACCGCAGCAATTGCGGTAGCACAGGTAAAATTCATCAACAGTGGACGTATTGAATTTGAAAAGCGAAGCAACCAGTTTTCGTATTACGATCAGGAAGAAGAAGAAAACACCTGGATCATAGAAATGAAAAAAGCATTCCCGAAAATGGTAAGCGAAACCTATGTTATGGAGTTCACAGAAGATAAAACAGTATACAAAATGCTGAAAGAAGATGCTGCAGGAAAATATGTTTGGGGACGGAAGCCAAGTGAGAGCGATGTAACTGTAAAAGATATACGCAACGGACAGATCGCTTTACAGAGAGATATTTTTGAACAAACATACCTTGTAAAAGATAGCTTGCAGCAATACAAATGGCGCATCACAAACGAAACAAGAACCATTGCTGGATTTGAATGCAGAAAAGCTGTTACTATTATTTGCGATTCAGTTTATATTGTTGCTTTTTATACCGATGAAATTACTGTAAGCAGTGGTCCGGAAAGTTTTGGCGGTTTGCCAGGTATGATCCTCGGCCTAGCAGTTCCTCGTCTACAAATGACCTGGTTTGCTACCAAAGTGGAATTAAAAGACCCAACACCAACTTCACTTACACCAAAGCAGAAAGGGAAGACAGTTACATGGAGCGTTTATCAAAAAGACCTTACAAAAGCAATGAGCGAATGGGGTAAATATGGTTCAAAAGTGATGTGGAATAGTTTGTTGTAA
- a CDS encoding MFS transporter, protein MAAGTSMGSSSTGLVPKPKLSFWQIFNMSFGFLGIQFGFALQNSNASGILRNYGADVEHLSWFWLAAPVVGLIVQPIVGHYSDNTWTRLGRRRPYFLVGAILSSGALTLMPNAGILGTIAPLVIIGAGFLMIMDACFNLSMEPFRALVADNLPDSQRTAGFSIQTFLIGIGAVLGSWLPAILAYFGVSESAPDGVVADNVKYGFYIGAAVFITSILITVFKTKEYPPAEYEKYHGKSESHNAGLGSIFTDLKKMPKTMKQLGLVQFFSWFALFGMWVFTTDTIATHIMGLPIEDRSSDMYRKAQSWTGVIFGVYNLVSAIYALCLPFIANKIGRKQTHALSLVIGGIGLISIFFAPNKEFLIFSMVCVGIAWASILAMPYVILSSSIPAGKMGIYMGIFNFFITLPQILNGIIGGPMVKNVYNNQPVYAIILAGAFMICAAISVIYVYDPGAIIIKQEKAAS, encoded by the coding sequence ATGGCTGCAGGTACTTCCATGGGCTCTTCTTCTACGGGATTGGTGCCCAAACCGAAACTCTCTTTTTGGCAGATCTTTAATATGAGTTTCGGGTTTCTCGGAATTCAGTTTGGCTTTGCTTTACAAAACTCAAATGCAAGTGGTATTCTCCGAAACTATGGTGCAGACGTTGAACATCTTTCATGGTTTTGGCTGGCTGCACCCGTGGTTGGTTTAATTGTGCAACCTATCGTAGGTCATTACAGCGATAATACCTGGACGAGACTTGGCCGCAGAAGACCTTACTTTTTAGTAGGTGCAATTTTATCATCAGGTGCATTAACGTTAATGCCTAATGCAGGAATATTAGGAACCATTGCTCCTTTGGTAATTATTGGCGCAGGTTTTCTTATGATCATGGATGCGTGCTTCAATCTTTCAATGGAACCTTTCCGTGCATTGGTTGCTGATAATCTTCCCGATTCACAACGTACTGCGGGTTTTTCTATTCAAACATTTTTGATTGGTATTGGTGCAGTGTTGGGTTCATGGTTGCCTGCTATACTTGCTTACTTTGGTGTATCAGAAAGTGCGCCTGATGGTGTAGTGGCAGATAATGTGAAGTATGGTTTTTACATTGGCGCTGCAGTTTTCATCACAAGTATTCTTATTACTGTATTTAAAACAAAAGAATACCCACCTGCTGAATATGAAAAGTATCATGGCAAATCAGAATCGCATAATGCCGGGTTAGGCAGCATTTTTACAGATCTGAAAAAGATGCCGAAGACCATGAAACAGCTTGGTCTTGTGCAATTTTTCAGTTGGTTTGCTTTATTTGGTATGTGGGTGTTTACAACAGATACCATTGCTACGCATATAATGGGTTTGCCGATAGAAGACCGCAGTTCAGATATGTATCGTAAAGCGCAAAGCTGGACGGGCGTGATCTTTGGAGTTTATAATCTTGTATCAGCTATCTATGCTTTATGTCTGCCGTTTATTGCAAATAAGATCGGTCGAAAACAAACGCATGCATTGTCGTTGGTAATTGGTGGTATTGGTTTGATCTCGATTTTCTTTGCGCCCAATAAAGAATTTCTCATCTTCTCCATGGTATGTGTTGGTATTGCATGGGCGAGTATTCTTGCAATGCCCTATGTAATTTTATCCAGTTCTATCCCTGCCGGCAAGATGGGTATTTATATGGGCATCTTTAATTTCTTTATTACACTTCCACAAATTCTCAATGGAATCATTGGTGGTCCAATGGTGAAGAACGTTTATAATAATCAACCTGTGTATGCAATTATTCTGGCAGGTGCTTTTATGATCTGTGCAGCTATAAGTGTGATCTATGTTTACGATCCCGGTGCAATCATCATCAAGCAGGAGAAAGCAGCGTCCTGA
- a CDS encoding MFS transporter, with translation MSQQTKWSQFGVLISVFFFWGFVAASNDILIPVFKEKLNLEQWQSQMVSFAFYVAYTVGSIIYFVVSKALGGDVLNKIGYKNGISLGLIISALGTLLFYPAAETASFGLMITGLFIVGLGFSLQQTAANPLAIVMGDPKTGSQRLSMAGGVNNFGTTIGPLIVSFAIFGSVGASNVASVESIKTPYLILGAAFLIAAVIFRMSSVPNKIDLDAVASSEAEDTSKVVHKKSVLQYPQLVLGMIGIFVYVGVEVSTASNLPEFMKQHLNTPTDQIAPYVSLFWASLMIGRWTSATGAFGVNKSTAQILRFLMPYIAFGVFLLVNAIAQHDLSKFYIYAVVIIFMIAGDIMSKGSPARLLLIYSLMGIAALFIGMLADGMLSVYAFISVGLFCSTLWPCIFTLAIAGLGKHTNEGASFLIMMIMGGGIISLVQGVVADDAILGIQWSYLVGVACFAYLAFYAIKAKSILKAQGIDYDKLEGGGAH, from the coding sequence ATGTCTCAGCAAACAAAATGGTCTCAATTTGGGGTCCTGATCTCCGTTTTCTTTTTCTGGGGATTTGTAGCAGCTTCAAATGACATCTTAATCCCCGTTTTTAAAGAAAAACTCAACCTTGAACAATGGCAGTCGCAAATGGTTTCATTTGCATTTTATGTTGCCTACACTGTTGGTTCAATTATCTATTTCGTAGTGTCAAAAGCACTAGGAGGTGATGTATTGAATAAGATAGGCTATAAAAATGGCATCTCGTTAGGTCTTATCATTTCTGCATTAGGAACACTTTTGTTCTACCCTGCTGCAGAAACTGCATCGTTTGGATTAATGATTACAGGTTTGTTTATTGTTGGTCTTGGATTTTCTTTACAACAAACAGCAGCCAATCCGCTTGCCATTGTAATGGGCGATCCTAAAACAGGTTCACAACGTTTAAGTATGGCGGGTGGTGTAAACAACTTCGGTACAACCATTGGACCTTTGATCGTAAGCTTTGCCATTTTTGGTTCTGTTGGTGCATCGAATGTTGCAAGTGTGGAAAGTATCAAAACACCTTATTTGATATTAGGCGCTGCTTTTCTTATTGCAGCTGTGATATTCAGAATGTCATCTGTTCCTAACAAGATCGATCTTGATGCAGTTGCAAGCTCTGAAGCAGAAGACACATCGAAAGTGGTGCATAAGAAAAGCGTGCTACAATACCCTCAATTGGTATTGGGTATGATCGGCATTTTTGTTTACGTTGGTGTTGAAGTTTCAACAGCGTCAAACCTTCCGGAATTTATGAAACAGCATCTGAATACTCCTACGGATCAGATAGCTCCTTATGTATCGTTGTTCTGGGCAAGTTTAATGATTGGTCGCTGGACATCTGCAACAGGCGCTTTTGGCGTAAACAAAAGTACAGCACAGATACTTCGTTTCTTAATGCCCTACATTGCGTTCGGTGTGTTTCTATTGGTAAATGCTATTGCACAACACGATCTTTCTAAATTCTATATCTACGCAGTTGTCATTATTTTTATGATCGCCGGTGATATCATGAGTAAAGGAAGCCCTGCCCGTTTACTCCTTATTTATTCGCTCATGGGCATTGCTGCTTTATTTATTGGCATGTTGGCCGATGGCATGTTGAGTGTGTATGCATTCATTAGTGTTGGCTTGTTCTGCAGTACATTATGGCCTTGTATATTTACATTGGCAATTGCAGGCTTGGGCAAACATACCAATGAAGGTGCTAGCTTTTTGATCATGATGATCATGGGTGGTGGTATCATCAGTCTTGTGCAAGGTGTTGTGGCCGATGATGCTATACTTGGTATTCAGTGGTCTTATCTTGTTGGGGTAGCATGTTTTGCTTACCTCGCATTTTATGCTATTAAAGCTAAATCAATTTTAAAAGCACAAGGCATCGACTACGATAAACTAGAAGGTGGCGGCGCACATTAA
- a CDS encoding glucose-1-phosphate adenylyltransferase, whose translation MSKSAAKSTLAVILGGGAGTRLYPLTASRSKPAVPIAGKYRLVDIPISNCINSGINRMFVLTQFNSASLNKHIKNTYHFSMFSNAFVDILAAEQTPDNSGWYQGTADAVRQCIRHVQQHEADYVLILSGDQLYQMDFQQMIEDHVAGGADISIATIPVAEREAPEFGILKADDKSCITSFIEKPKKEILGEWVSDTGDEMRNMGRVYLASMGIYIFNKQLLIDLLQEEYKDATDFGKEIMPKSIEKYKVVSYQYDGYWTDIGNIYSFFEANLALTQEIPDFNLFDNTKPVYTRARMLPPAKISGTTLEKTIIAEGSIILASRIENSVIGIRSRIGHGTTVVSCYIMGGDYFETLDEMNHAASRGIPKIGIGERCYIKNTIIDKNCRIGNDVRINGGHHLPNTDHSLYTVKDGIVVIKKGAIIPDGFVI comes from the coding sequence ATGAGTAAATCAGCTGCAAAAAGTACATTGGCCGTTATCCTTGGTGGTGGCGCCGGTACACGTTTATACCCGTTAACAGCAAGCCGCAGTAAACCCGCAGTGCCCATTGCAGGTAAATACAGGTTAGTTGATATTCCCATTTCAAACTGTATCAACTCTGGCATTAACCGGATGTTTGTATTAACTCAGTTTAATTCTGCTTCGCTTAATAAACACATTAAGAACACCTATCACTTCAGCATGTTCAGCAATGCGTTTGTTGATATTCTTGCGGCAGAGCAAACACCCGACAATTCGGGTTGGTACCAGGGAACGGCAGATGCTGTTCGCCAGTGTATCCGTCACGTGCAGCAACATGAAGCTGATTATGTGTTGATCCTCTCTGGTGATCAATTATACCAAATGGATTTTCAGCAAATGATCGAAGATCATGTTGCTGGCGGTGCAGATATCAGCATTGCCACTATTCCCGTTGCAGAACGTGAAGCACCTGAGTTTGGTATTTTGAAAGCAGATGATAAGAGCTGCATCACCTCCTTCATTGAAAAACCTAAGAAAGAAATATTAGGAGAGTGGGTGAGTGATACGGGTGATGAAATGCGTAATATGGGTCGTGTTTATCTCGCATCAATGGGTATTTATATTTTCAATAAGCAATTGTTGATTGATCTTTTACAGGAAGAATATAAAGATGCAACTGACTTTGGTAAAGAGATCATGCCGAAGTCGATTGAAAAATACAAAGTAGTAAGCTATCAATATGATGGTTACTGGACAGATATTGGAAATATTTATTCCTTCTTTGAAGCGAATCTTGCGTTAACACAAGAGATACCTGATTTCAATTTATTTGACAATACGAAACCTGTTTACACACGTGCACGTATGTTGCCGCCGGCAAAGATCAGCGGCACAACACTCGAGAAAACAATTATCGCAGAAGGTTCCATCATTCTTGCAAGCAGGATCGAGAATAGTGTGATAGGCATTCGTTCACGTATTGGTCATGGCACTACTGTTGTAAGCTGCTATATCATGGGTGGTGATTATTTTGAAACACTCGATGAAATGAATCACGCAGCTTCACGTGGCATTCCAAAGATCGGAATTGGCGAACGTTGCTATATTAAGAATACAATTATTGACAAGAACTGTCGCATAGGTAATGATGTTCGCATTAACGGTGGTCATCATTTGCCAAACACTGATCATTCGTTATACACGGTGAAAGATGGCATTGTGGTGATCAAGAAGGGCGCAATAATTCCTGATGGATTCGTGATCTAA
- a CDS encoding glycogen synthase: MEILHVSAECYPVAKAGGLGDVVGALPKYQQDAGHQAKVVMPMYRTKFLMNNEWDVVHKGYTNIGDYFFDYTIIKEKTNVLGFGLYLVDVNGLLDRDKIYGYDDDVQRFAAFQVCVVDWIASWQFKPDVVHVHDYHAGLIPFMMQHCYRYNQLATIPTVLTIHNAQYQGWMTWEQSTLLPPYDEWKRGMLEWGTSINPLASAIKCATKVTTVSNSYLEELKYMSNGLEALFEYEKGKCSGILNGIDTDVWNPESDKYIKHDYSLATVEEGKAKNKAQLCETFGLDMNKPLFVFIGRLVGEKAADLLPGVIGDSFYYIGRRMNFLILGSGEPDVEAKLNGMSPISQGDYSCYIGYNEGLSHLMYAGADFLLMPSRVEPCGLNQMYSMRYGTVPLVRNTGGLKDTVKDVLLPGGYGLVFDNASVGDVCNAVWRACELYSNKEKFTAARERMMQLDFSWESSVQQYLALYQSLR; the protein is encoded by the coding sequence ATGGAAATTCTTCATGTGAGTGCCGAATGTTACCCGGTTGCTAAAGCAGGCGGTTTGGGTGATGTGGTTGGCGCTCTACCTAAATACCAACAAGACGCAGGTCACCAGGCAAAAGTGGTAATGCCAATGTATCGTACCAAATTCCTGATGAATAATGAATGGGATGTGGTGCACAAGGGTTACACGAATATCGGCGACTACTTCTTCGATTATACCATCATCAAAGAAAAAACCAATGTGCTTGGTTTTGGTCTTTATTTAGTTGATGTGAACGGCTTACTCGACAGGGATAAGATCTACGGCTACGACGACGATGTACAACGCTTCGCTGCTTTCCAGGTTTGTGTCGTTGATTGGATCGCATCCTGGCAGTTTAAGCCGGATGTTGTTCACGTGCACGACTATCATGCAGGATTGATTCCGTTCATGATGCAACATTGCTATCGTTACAACCAGTTGGCAACAATACCAACTGTGTTAACCATTCATAATGCACAATACCAGGGTTGGATGACTTGGGAGCAAAGTACGCTGCTTCCTCCCTATGATGAATGGAAGCGTGGTATGCTGGAGTGGGGCACAAGTATCAATCCTTTGGCGAGTGCTATAAAATGTGCAACCAAGGTAACAACCGTAAGCAACAGCTACCTCGAGGAACTCAAATACATGAGCAATGGACTTGAAGCATTGTTTGAATATGAGAAAGGCAAGTGCAGTGGTATATTAAACGGTATTGATACAGATGTTTGGAATCCCGAATCAGATAAATACATCAAACACGATTATTCGCTGGCAACGGTTGAAGAAGGCAAAGCAAAAAATAAAGCACAGTTATGTGAAACATTCGGACTTGATATGAACAAGCCGTTGTTTGTTTTCATTGGCCGGTTGGTTGGTGAAAAAGCTGCTGACCTGTTACCGGGGGTAATTGGCGATTCATTTTATTACATAGGCAGGCGTATGAACTTCCTCATTCTTGGAAGTGGTGAGCCTGATGTCGAAGCAAAACTAAATGGCATGTCGCCCATTTCACAAGGCGATTACAGTTGTTACATCGGTTATAATGAAGGGTTGAGTCACCTGATGTATGCAGGTGCTGATTTCTTATTGATGCCCAGCCGGGTTGAGCCTTGCGGTTTAAACCAGATGTATTCCATGCGTTACGGAACAGTGCCATTGGTTCGTAATACGGGTGGATTGAAAGATACAGTGAAAGATGTTCTGTTGCCGGGGGGGTACGGACTTGTGTTTGATAATGCATCTGTAGGTGATGTATGTAATGCTGTGTGGCGTGCCTGTGAATTATACAGTAACAAAGAAAAATTTACTGCTGCACGTGAACGAATGATGCAGCTTGATTTCAGCTGGGAATCCAGCGTTCAACAATATCTTGCTTTATACCAAAGTTTGCGATAA
- a CDS encoding ROK family protein, with amino-acid sequence MIKDYAVGIDIGGTNTKFGIVDRHGIILEQDRIRTDAYENAEDFIEGLYGKLRLMIANHGGNDYFKGIGVGAPNGNYYTGTIEYAPNLKWKGIIPVADLIEKKFGIPTKLTNDANAAAVGEMMYGVAKGMKHFITITLGTGVGSGIVIDGKIVLGHDGFAGELGHTVIRPGGRLHKGTGIRGSLESYASATGVRETAIEMLSENPGAPSLLRNYAIDDLTSETVFKCAEQGDAIANQIFEFTGQILGEALANFVMFSSPEAIVLFGGLTKAGDLILNPTIQAMEANLIQIFKNKVKILYSDLKEADAAILGASALVWDA; translated from the coding sequence ATGATCAAAGATTATGCAGTAGGAATTGACATTGGCGGAACAAATACCAAATTCGGAATTGTTGACCGACATGGAATTATTCTTGAACAGGACCGTATACGTACGGATGCATATGAAAATGCAGAAGATTTCATTGAAGGATTGTATGGTAAGTTACGTTTAATGATTGCCAACCACGGCGGCAACGATTATTTTAAAGGTATTGGTGTGGGCGCACCGAATGGAAACTACTACACAGGCACCATTGAATATGCACCAAATCTTAAATGGAAAGGCATTATTCCGGTAGCTGACTTGATAGAGAAAAAGTTTGGGATCCCAACTAAACTTACCAACGATGCAAATGCTGCAGCGGTTGGTGAAATGATGTATGGTGTAGCCAAAGGCATGAAACATTTCATCACTATTACATTGGGTACCGGCGTGGGAAGCGGCATTGTGATTGATGGGAAAATTGTTTTGGGCCATGATGGTTTTGCAGGTGAATTAGGACATACCGTGATACGTCCAGGCGGACGCTTGCACAAAGGAACAGGCATACGTGGTTCATTGGAATCGTATGCATCTGCAACAGGCGTACGTGAAACTGCCATTGAAATGCTGAGCGAAAATCCCGGCGCACCGAGTCTTTTACGCAACTACGCCATTGATGATTTAACGAGTGAAACCGTATTCAAATGCGCTGAACAAGGCGATGCTATCGCTAACCAGATTTTTGAATTTACCGGACAAATTTTAGGAGAAGCCTTAGCCAATTTTGTAATGTTCTCTTCGCCTGAAGCAATTGTTTTGTTTGGTGGATTAACAAAAGCAGGCGACCTGATATTGAATCCAACTATTCAGGCGATGGAGGCAAATTTGATTCAAATATTTAAAAACAAAGTAAAGATACTGTACAGCGATCTCAAGGAAGCAGATGCTGCAATTCTTGGTGCCAGCGCATTGGTTTGGGATGCTTAA
- a CDS encoding glycoside hydrolase family 13 protein, whose amino-acid sequence MKKIIITFKLLLLAVTFSFAQNIYNLYPANWWVGMKYNKLQVMINGIDVGKQAGFSINYPGVTLTKVNKFQSKNYVILDVTIAPTAKPGTVGIRSKSADGKAVNFEFSLQARRSGRGTVFANGATSSDLMYLIMPDRFSNGDPSNDRVPGMLDQTLRRDTVFNRHGGDLKGIENKLDYLSDLGVTALWLNPIIENDMHERTEHGYAFTNHYRVDRRLGGDEAYKQLIKAAHAKGLKVIQDAVYNHIGLQHFLFKDQPDSTWFHRWPKFTQTNYKDQVLFDPYAATEDKRIMSDGWFVPSMPDWDQTNPFVANFLIQHAIWTVEEYGIDGWRIDTYAYNDLAFMNRCNKALYDEYPKISIFGETWVHGVPNQSFFCENNYTTKYKSNLQATTDFQTLFYGIQPACNEKFGWTEGVNKLYTTTAQDFLYKDPMRQVIFLDNHDLPRFYSVVGEDTSKYKMAFSWMLTFRGIPQMYYGNEILMTGLTSPNDGYVRQDFPGGWEGDKDNKFTAAGRTEKENRIFNYIKRLANFRKTSSAIKTGKLMQFLPIDGVYVYFRYDAKQTVMCIMNTNAEPKTIDLNRFMERIKGFQTAVDVAAGVEFRLEKNLQLMPVSNLVLELK is encoded by the coding sequence ATGAAAAAAATAATTATAACCTTCAAGTTACTGCTCCTTGCAGTAACTTTTTCGTTTGCACAAAACATATACAATCTTTATCCGGCTAATTGGTGGGTTGGTATGAAGTATAACAAACTTCAGGTGATGATAAATGGTATTGATGTTGGAAAACAGGCAGGCTTTTCTATCAATTACCCGGGTGTTACGTTAACAAAGGTGAATAAATTTCAGAGTAAGAATTATGTTATATTGGATGTTACCATAGCGCCCACTGCAAAACCCGGAACTGTTGGTATACGTTCAAAATCAGCAGATGGTAAAGCTGTGAATTTTGAATTCTCATTGCAGGCAAGAAGGTCAGGTAGGGGAACAGTGTTTGCCAATGGTGCTACTTCTTCTGATCTGATGTATCTCATCATGCCCGATCGTTTCAGTAATGGCGATCCTTCAAATGATCGTGTGCCGGGTATGCTCGATCAAACACTTCGTCGTGATACAGTTTTCAATCGTCATGGCGGTGATCTGAAGGGCATTGAAAATAAACTCGATTACCTAAGTGATCTTGGCGTAACTGCCTTGTGGTTAAATCCCATTATTGAAAATGATATGCACGAACGTACCGAGCATGGTTATGCATTTACCAATCATTATCGTGTTGATCGTCGTTTAGGTGGCGATGAAGCATACAAGCAACTTATTAAAGCTGCGCATGCAAAGGGATTGAAAGTGATTCAGGATGCCGTGTATAATCATATTGGTTTACAACATTTCTTATTTAAAGATCAGCCAGACAGTACGTGGTTTCATCGCTGGCCAAAGTTTACGCAAACTAATTATAAAGACCAGGTGTTATTTGATCCCTATGCAGCAACAGAAGATAAACGAATTATGAGTGATGGATGGTTTGTGCCATCCATGCCCGATTGGGATCAAACTAATCCCTTTGTTGCAAACTTTTTAATTCAGCATGCTATATGGACAGTTGAAGAATATGGTATTGATGGTTGGCGCATTGATACCTATGCTTATAATGATCTTGCATTCATGAACCGTTGTAATAAAGCATTGTATGATGAATATCCCAAGATCAGCATCTTTGGTGAAACATGGGTGCATGGTGTTCCTAACCAAAGTTTCTTTTGTGAGAATAATTATACCACTAAGTACAAAAGCAATTTACAGGCAACAACGGATTTTCAAACACTGTTCTATGGTATACAGCCCGCATGCAATGAAAAATTCGGCTGGACCGAAGGTGTAAACAAACTCTACACAACAACAGCGCAGGATTTTCTTTATAAAGATCCCATGCGCCAGGTGATCTTTTTAGATAATCATGATCTGCCACGTTTTTATTCAGTCGTGGGTGAAGATACTTCGAAATACAAAATGGCATTTTCATGGATGCTTACGTTCCGTGGTATTCCGCAAATGTATTATGGTAATGAAATACTCATGACCGGTTTAACATCGCCAAACGATGGTTACGTGCGCCAGGATTTTCCGGGTGGTTGGGAAGGAGATAAGGATAACAAGTTTACAGCGGCAGGACGTACAGAAAAGGAGAACAGGATATTTAACTATATAAAGCGACTGGCAAATTTTCGTAAAACTTCATCTGCAATTAAAACAGGTAAGTTGATGCAATTCCTGCCCATTGATGGTGTGTATGTTTACTTCCGTTATGATGCAAAGCAAACCGTGATGTGCATTATGAACACTAATGCTGAACCAAAAACTATTGATCTTAATCGCTTCATGGAACGGATCAAAGGTTTTCAAACAGCAGTTGATGTAGCTGCAGGTGTAGAGTTCCGGTTAGAAAAGAACCTGCAGTTAATGCCGGTATCTAATTTGGTATTGGAGTTGAAATAA